The proteins below come from a single Garra rufa chromosome 3, GarRuf1.0, whole genome shotgun sequence genomic window:
- the LOC141330787 gene encoding histone H1-like: MAETAPAPAKAPKKRSAAKAKKAGPGVSDLIVKAVSASKERSGVSLAALKKALSAGGYDVEKNNSRVKLAIKSLVTKGTLVQVKGTGASGSFKLNKKQSETKTKPAKKAAPKAKKPAAKKPAAAKKPKSAAAKKPAAKKSPKKAKKPAAAAAKKATKSPKKAKKPAAPKKAAKSPKKAKAAKPKVAKPKTTKPKAAKPKKAAPKKK, from the coding sequence ATGGCAGAAACAGCTCCAGCCCCGGCGAAAGCGCCCAAGAAGAGGTCTGCTGCAAAGGCCAAGAAAGCAGGTCCAGGCGTCAGCGATCTCATCGTCAAAGCCGTGTCCGCATCCAAGGAGAGGAGCGGTGTGTCTCTCGCAGCTCTGAAGAAAGCTCTCTCTGCCGGCGGCTACGATGTGGAGAAGAACAACTCCCGCGTCAAGCTCGCCATCAAGAGCCTGGTGACTAAAGGCACTCTGGTGCAGGTCAAAGGGACCGGCGcttctggctccttcaagctcAACAAGAAGCAAAGCGAGACCAAAACGAAACCCGCCAAGAAAGCTGCTCCTAAAGCCAAGAAGCCCGCGGCCAAGAAACCCGCTGCTGCCAAGAAGCCCAAGAGCGCAGCGGCAAAGAAGCCCGCCGCTAAGAAATCGCCCAAGAAGGCCAAGAAACCCGCCGCTGCTGCCGCTAAGAAGGCGACGAAGAGCCCTAAGAAGGCCAAGAAGCCAGCAGCGCCCAAGAAAGCAGCAAAGAGCCCCAAAAAGGCAAAGGCAGCCAAACCCAAGGTGGCAAAGCCCAAAACCACCAAGCCTAAAGCTGCTAAGCCTAAAAAGGCAGCTCCCAAGAAGAAATAA